The sequence GAGCAGGTGCTGCGGGTCGATCACTTCGACGCCATCTTCCTGGTGGTGCGCGATCAGCAAGGCAAGCTGCTGGCGGGAGACGCCGATTTTCCTGCGCTGCCGGAACGTGAAGCGCTGAACGAGCCGGCTCCCTACGATGGCTTCATGCGCGGCGAACCGGTGCGCATCATGGCCTTGAAAACCCTGGTCGGCAAACAGACGGTGCATATCGGCGTCGCCGAAACCTTGCGTAAGCGCACCCACATCCGTTCCGTGATCTTCCTGGCGCTGCTGTTGCTGGAGGGGGTATTGGCGCTGGCGCTGATAGCCGTGATCTGGCTGGCGATCAGCAAAGGTTTGCTGCCGCTCAAGAAAATGCGGGAGGAGCTGAATGCGCGTAGCCGCGACGACTTGTCGGCGCTCGACGAGAAGCCGGTGCCGTCCGAGCTCGCCCCGGTGGTGAAAGCCATCAACGGCTTGCTGGAGCGGGTGCAGCAGGACGCCAAGGCGCAGCAGAATTTCCTGGCGAACGTGGCGCATCAGTTGCGCACGCCGCTGGCCGGTTTCCGGACGCAGCTGGAGTGGCTGCTCCACAAGCATGCGGATGAGCCTGAGAGCGCCCATTCGATCGTGCTGATGACCTCATCCACCGAACGCATGATCCGCCAGACCAACCAGTTGCTGACGCTTGCGCGCGCCGAACCTGCCAAGTTTGAAAAGGAAAGGCTGCGGGTGGTGGAAATGAACCAGCTGGTCGAGGGCTCGGTCCAGCATTTTGTCGAAGAAGCGCACAAGAAGCATATCGATCTCGGCTTCAACCTGCAGCCGACGCGGGTGATGGGCGACCATTTCCTGTTGCGCGATCTGATTGATAACCTGATTGACAACGCCATCCGCTATTCGCCGCGCAATGGCCGGGTCACGGTCAGCACCCTGCAAGGCAAGGACGGCGGGATCTTTTCGGTGGAGGATTCCGGGCCCGGGATCGCGCCGTCGGAGCAGGAATCGATTTTCAAGCGCTCACACCGGCTCGACGACAGCGTCGCCGGCAACGGCCTCGGACTGGCCATCGTGCGCGATATCGCCAAGGACCATGGCGCCAGGATCACGCTGGAACCGGGCGCGGCAGGCGGCACGATCTTTTCGGTGCATTTTCCCTTCCCAATTTTGGGCGCGCCTTCAAAACTCCCCGCTTAAGCTTCATTCCGGTGCATGGGCAGTGCAGCAAAATCGCCCCTCCGGCCAGGTCGATCCAGGGTGGAGTGACGAAATGGCATTTATTGTATAAATAATAAATTCCGTGCTTTTCCTCCGCTGCGGGGACAGTAATATGCACTAAATAGTTCCTTATGTGTATAACTTTTACGCTTGTTACTTTTGAGCGCTTGAGTTGTTGTATGCCGCTTACGCCAAGCCACGTCAGTTCCCAAAGTCAATTTCTTTCCGGTAATTTAAATGTCGAGCAACCGCTCCTCCGTATGGTGCGCCGCAACTGGCGGACCGCCCGGAGAGGCATAGTTCAGCGTTAAAAGTTTTGTGGCATGTTTGTTGCTCTGCTTGTGTTTGTGCGGAAATATTTTTTCGCGGCACCCAAAATGTGGCGCAGAAAAAGAACTTCGCTAGAAACGTCAACACCGCAAAAGAAACCTGTTTTCCCGGTATGTGAACAAGGTTTCGCTTGCATCGCCCACAAGGCGATTAACAAATCTGTGTGTTTTTTACAAAAATTTTTATGCTCTGAAACTTACCCAAAGGGAGTTTGTAATGATAAAAGAAAGAAAGTTGCCTCATGCGCTGCGACTGATGTTTTCAGGCGGCGTGGCTGTAGGGCTAGGATTGCTGGCTCATTCGGTACAGGCGCAGGAGACAAAGGCCGACGATTCATCGCAACAGATGCAACGTGTTGAAATTACAGGTTCATCAATCAAACGTATTACCAAAGAAGGGGCTCTGCCGGTCCAGACGCTGACGCAAGACGACATCGCCAAGAGCGGCGCCACTTCGGTGACCGACCTGATCCAGGCTTTGCCTTCGATGCAGGGCTTCGTCCCGCAGTCGAGCTCGGTCAACGGTAGCGGCGGCGGCTTGGAAACAGCCTCCATCCACGGCATCGGATCAGCTTACACGCTGGTGCTGCTGAACGGTCGCCGGATCGCTCGCTCGCAGGATACCGCGGTCAACCTGGCCAGCATCCCGCTGTCTGCTGTCGAACGGGTTGAAATCCTGACTGACGGCGCCTCGGCCTTGTACGGCTCCGATGCGATCGGCGGCGTGGTCAACTTCATTCTCAAGAAAAATTCCACCGACCTGACACTGACCGGCAATTACAATTCTCCGCTCAAGTCAGGCGGCAAGAGCTACAACGTCGGCATCACCAAAGGTTTCGGTGATCTGGACAAGGATGGCTACAACGTCATGCTGTCGTACAGCCACGACGAACAGGCCAACCTGGAAGCGAACCAGCGCAGTTTTTCCAATAGCGGCCTGGTGCCGTTCAGCGTCGGCGGCCAGCAATACTCGCTGTACCAGTTGAGCAGCTATACGGCGCCAGCCGGCGTGACGCTGAAAAGCAACGGCGGTAACACCGTGACGCAGTTTTCACCCAATTATCTGCAAACCGGCCAATGCGCGGCGAATACTTTCCTGTCCGGCCAGTATTGCAAATACAATTACGCCTCGACGGTGGAGCTGATTCCGAAGTCGACACGCGACAGTTTTGTCGCATCGGGCAATTTCAAGCTCAACAGCGCTACTACGCTGTTCGGTGAAGTAGTGGCGTCGAGCTTCAAGATCGAGCCGCAATATGCGCCGGCAGCCCAGGGCTTGCAGCTGACGCCTGGCAGCGCTTTGTACAACAAATACGTCACGCCCTATCTGGGGCAGCTGGGAATCGCTCCGGGTGACGTGACCGGCGCTACGATGAACATGCGCCTGGTCGATGCCGGCGGCCGTACCGACGAGTACAAGACCAACGCCTTGCACATGGCGTTCGGGGTGGATGGCAATGCTTATGGATGGGACTACAACGCGTCCTTCACCCATTCGCAAAATACCTGGACCGACACGGCGACCGGCGGCTACCTCAGCAACAACGCCTTCAACACCATCGTTGCGGCAGGTAATTTCGATCCTTTCGCGACTCCCGGATCAGCGGCGGGCGTATTGGCGCCAGCCGTTCTGCACCAGGAACTGAATAAATCGACCACCAAGCTGGATGTGCTGAACCTGCATGCTTCGCATGACTTGTTCACATTGCCAGCGGGTACCGCGCAGATCGGTATCGGCGCCGAAGTGGCAAGAGAGCAGTACAGCCTGAGCCCGAGCGCCATTTTGATGGGGACCAATGCGCTCCAGCCTAATTACACCGACTTCATGATCGGCGGTAATGCCGGCCAGCTGCCAATCGATGCAAGCCGCAAGAACTACGGCGCCTTCACCGAATTGCTGGTGCCGGTGGCGAAGAACCTGGACCTGACAGGCGCCTTGCGTTACGACAGCTACGATGCTGCCAAAAACGATGCGAACTTTGACATCAACGGCAATCCGATCGCTTCGGCAACCCAAGGCAACTCCGCCAGCAAAGCCACGTACAAGATTTCGGCACGCTGGCAGCCTGTGGATTCCTTCCTGTTGCGCGGTTCCTACGGCACAGGCTTCCGGGCTCCTAACCTGTCGCAGATCACCAATCCGCTGTCGCCGTTTGGCGTAACCCTGGGAACATACACCTGCCCGTTTTCACCACCTGATCCACGTGCGGCAGGTTGCCAAGGCACGTCTCAGTACGACGTGCTGCAAGGTGGTAACGGCCAGACTGGTTCCGCTGGTTTGAAGCCGGAAACATCAACCCAGAGCACGATTGGCTTCCGTCTGGAGCCGATCCGCAACCTGTCGATCGGTTTCGATCTGTGGCGCGTCAATATCAAGAACCAGATCGTGTTCCTGCCGGAGTCGCTGCCGTTCGCTAATCCAGCTGCGTATTCGAACTACCTGACCTTGTACAACGATCCGGCTATCGGACCAACAGTGGCCCTGCTGCAAACACCGGTCAATCTGGCCAGTGCTTCGTACCAAGGTATCGACTGGGATCATAGCTACCGGACCAAGACGCCGATTGGCGACATGAGCCTGCAATGGACTGGTACTTACATGCTGAAGGCCCAACAGGATATCCCGGGCAACGGCGTGCAGAGCGACATCGGCAAGTACGGTTCGGATCAGCAGGTGGTGTTCCGCATCATCTCGCACCTGGCTGCTTCCTGGAAGCAATCGGACCATTGGACGCATACCCTGACCGCCAACTACCGTTCCGGTTATCACGACCAGACCTATACGGCAGACAGCGGTGCGGTGCGCATCATCAATCCTGACGGTTCGTACGGCGCTTTTGTGGACATGCCTAACCACGATGTGGCTTCTTACACCACATTCGACTGGCAAACCAAGCTGACTGTGCAAAAGGGTCTGGAAATCACGGCAGGCATCAAGAATCTGTTTGCCCGTACTCCGCCTTTGTCTCTGGTCAATGCCGGCGGCGGCAACCAGGTTGGCTATGATGCACGCTACACTGATCCGCTGGGACGTCAGCTCTACCTCACCGGCAGCTACAAGTTCTGACCGTAGCTAGCTAGCAGGCTGATCACGCCTGAAAGCCGGACGCGAAGTTTGCGTCCGGCTTTTTTATGTCCGCCGTAACGCAGCCTGAATTCAGGCCTTGGATTTTCTGCAGCCAAATGTTTCAGTGAAGAACTGATAAGATAGGCCGATCGTCTGATGTGAAACTGGCAGCGTGACGGCTGCCGCCTTTCTGACAGGAAGATCTGCCCATGAACTTAGCTAGCCGTCCAGCGGTGCTGGACTTGATTGGCAATACCCCGCTGATAGAAGTCACGCGGCTCGATACCGGCTGCTGCCAGTTGTTCCTCAAGCTGGAATCGCAAAATCCCGGCGGCTCTATCAAGGACCGCATCGGACTGTCCATGATCGATGCGGCCGAGAAGGACGGCCGCCTGCAGCCCGGCGGCACCGTGATCGAGGCGACTGCCGGCAATACCGGCCTGGGCCTGGCGCTGGTGGCTTGCGCCAAAGGTTATCGCGTGATCCTGGTGGTGCCGGACAAGATGGCGGTGGAAAAAATCCAGCACCTGAAAGCGCTGGGCGCGCAAATCCATATCACCCGTTCCGACGTCGGCAAAGGCCATCCGGAGTATTACCAGGATGTGGCAGCGCGCCTGGCGCGCGAAATGCCGGGCGCTTTCTTTGCCGACCAGTTCAACAATCCGCACAACCCGCTGGCGCATGAGCAAAGCACCGGCCCCGAGATTTGGCAGCAATGCGAACAGCGGCTGGATGCGATTGTCTGCGGCGTCGGCTCGGCCGGCACGCTGACCGGCCTGACGCGTTTCTTCCGCAAGGCGCA comes from Collimonas pratensis and encodes:
- a CDS encoding sensor histidine kinase, producing the protein MKLPSIRVSLLKWLVVPLLSVNIIGAGVTYWLAWIPAQIAFDQSLADAGWAMIPRLHENGSQVEIDLSKQAEQVLRVDHFDAIFLVVRDQQGKLLAGDADFPALPEREALNEPAPYDGFMRGEPVRIMALKTLVGKQTVHIGVAETLRKRTHIRSVIFLALLLLEGVLALALIAVIWLAISKGLLPLKKMREELNARSRDDLSALDEKPVPSELAPVVKAINGLLERVQQDAKAQQNFLANVAHQLRTPLAGFRTQLEWLLHKHADEPESAHSIVLMTSSTERMIRQTNQLLTLARAEPAKFEKERLRVVEMNQLVEGSVQHFVEEAHKKHIDLGFNLQPTRVMGDHFLLRDLIDNLIDNAIRYSPRNGRVTVSTLQGKDGGIFSVEDSGPGIAPSEQESIFKRSHRLDDSVAGNGLGLAIVRDIAKDHGARITLEPGAAGGTIFSVHFPFPILGAPSKLPA
- a CDS encoding TonB-dependent receptor plug domain-containing protein yields the protein MIKERKLPHALRLMFSGGVAVGLGLLAHSVQAQETKADDSSQQMQRVEITGSSIKRITKEGALPVQTLTQDDIAKSGATSVTDLIQALPSMQGFVPQSSSVNGSGGGLETASIHGIGSAYTLVLLNGRRIARSQDTAVNLASIPLSAVERVEILTDGASALYGSDAIGGVVNFILKKNSTDLTLTGNYNSPLKSGGKSYNVGITKGFGDLDKDGYNVMLSYSHDEQANLEANQRSFSNSGLVPFSVGGQQYSLYQLSSYTAPAGVTLKSNGGNTVTQFSPNYLQTGQCAANTFLSGQYCKYNYASTVELIPKSTRDSFVASGNFKLNSATTLFGEVVASSFKIEPQYAPAAQGLQLTPGSALYNKYVTPYLGQLGIAPGDVTGATMNMRLVDAGGRTDEYKTNALHMAFGVDGNAYGWDYNASFTHSQNTWTDTATGGYLSNNAFNTIVAAGNFDPFATPGSAAGVLAPAVLHQELNKSTTKLDVLNLHASHDLFTLPAGTAQIGIGAEVAREQYSLSPSAILMGTNALQPNYTDFMIGGNAGQLPIDASRKNYGAFTELLVPVAKNLDLTGALRYDSYDAAKNDANFDINGNPIASATQGNSASKATYKISARWQPVDSFLLRGSYGTGFRAPNLSQITNPLSPFGVTLGTYTCPFSPPDPRAAGCQGTSQYDVLQGGNGQTGSAGLKPETSTQSTIGFRLEPIRNLSIGFDLWRVNIKNQIVFLPESLPFANPAAYSNYLTLYNDPAIGPTVALLQTPVNLASASYQGIDWDHSYRTKTPIGDMSLQWTGTYMLKAQQDIPGNGVQSDIGKYGSDQQVVFRIISHLAASWKQSDHWTHTLTANYRSGYHDQTYTADSGAVRIINPDGSYGAFVDMPNHDVASYTTFDWQTKLTVQKGLEITAGIKNLFARTPPLSLVNAGGGNQVGYDARYTDPLGRQLYLTGSYKF